The sequence below is a genomic window from Pelecanus crispus isolate bPelCri1 chromosome 10, bPelCri1.pri, whole genome shotgun sequence.
GTCCCTTAGAAGGACCGAGTTTCTGGAATCCCCACTAATCTGGAATCCCCACTAATGCCATTGCGTAAGCAGTTGATGGCAGGGTCACACCCAAGGTACCACGGAAGTATCACCCGGTCACCTGGTCCCATTGGCACACCGGTTTGGAATGACTCTCACCTAATCAAAAGGTGTAGCTCCATACGGCCAAGCCTGTAAACTGCACCCTTAAGCACCTACGCTGCCACTGAGTCGAACAAATTCATCCAGAGCCATCTAAAGTGATACAAATGTTTACATACTTTACGAAAacattttatcttctttatgAGACATCATCTGCTCGTTCGTGACGATTTATGCGCTTCACTCCCAGTCCATTTCTAAATCATCTGGAATGAAAAGTGTAAGCGGAAAGGCCTACTTTCATTTACAATTTGAGCAGCTGCTTTCAGGAATTGAAGTCCAGAGAAAAGACGGTATTTTCTAGCTATGTCTTAATTTACCAGGCTTCTTCAGGAAGAACTCATAACACAGGCGGGTAAGACTCTGGATCCTAGTAAACGGATCCCAAAAATCAAGACAGGGACACTCCCCTCCACACCGCACCATGGTTAGCATAAGCAAGGCACAGGACTGCCGCTTCCAAACGCCACTGTCAAGACACGAGGTGATGGGTCAACTCCCCTTTTTTTAACCCTAGAGCAGCGCTGGTTATCTTGGGCTCCTGAGAAGAGCTCTCGGAGCAGTCTGACGGCCATCGCTCTGTTTGAAGCCACGCACACATCCCCAGCCGAGGGGAGCGGCCCGGGCGGCCTCCCCGGGTCACGGCGCCCCGGTGGCCTGCCTGTAGAGCAGGGCAGGCCGGGGCCGGCCCTGGCGGAGGTGGCCAGgcctgggacccccagcacgGAGGTGGCAGCGCGCTGACCCACGCCCTTGCCGGGGAGGCGTCAGCCGGCCCCGCTCGTCCCCGGCCCCTCGCTGCCTCCTCACGCATGGCGGCCTCACCTTTGTGTGAGCTGCACCGTGTTTACCCTCCCACTTCCTTGTTCCACTCCGCCGGAGGGCCATAAACCGCCCGCCTGGCACGGCCGAGCCCTCGGCGGCACGggcaggagaaagaggagggaaggggatggcAGCCAGCCCCCCGCTCCGTGCCGGGAGGGCAGCCCGGGTGCCGCCGTGGTGGATGGGAGTGCAGCCCTTCCCCTAGGGCTGCCGTCGCCCGCGGTGCGTCTCATGCCCAGCGGCCACCCTCATGCCGGGGTCTGGGGCCGTGCCAGAGGGGAACCGGACCTACTTCCCCTTCTTCTCCGACTTCAGGGGCCGCAACGCGACGGCCCTGCGCATCGGTGAGTCCTCTGCCCTGGCCTCCATCTTCCTGCTGGCCTTGGCGGGAAACATCTGGggcatctgcctgctggtgcggcggcggcggcgccggctgTGCGCCGCCAACTGCCTCGTCCTCAACCTCTTCTGCGCCGACCTGCTCTTCATCACCGCCATCCCCTTCATCGCCGTCGTGCGCTGGACCGAGTCCTGGGTGCTGGGCGACGTCGTCTGCCACATGCTCTTCTACGTGGTGAGCCTCAGCGGCACCGTCGTCATCCTCTCCCTCTCGGCCGTCAGCCTGGAGCGCTTCGTCAGCATCGCCCGGCTGCGCCACGCCGCCTTCCGCCGCCGCAAGGCGCTGGCCGCCGCCCTCCTCCTCATCTGGGGCTTCGCCGCCCTCGCCACCCTCCcgctctgctgcttcttcaccGTGGTgcggctgcccgccgccgccgccgccggcgagGTGAGGGCGAGCGCCGCCGGGCAGGGCCCGccgggctgccgccgccgcagGAGCCGGGCGCtgggcggccggggccggggcggggcggtgggCGCCGGgcgccggggcagggcgggcgTCCGGAGTCAggtggggccgggggcgcggcgCCGGACGGCGAGGGGGGCTCGTCCGCCGCCGCCACCGAGCGGAGACGCCTTCTGGGGAGCGGGCAGCGCTCCGCGTCCCGGGCAGGCGCCGGGGTTGTGCCCGGAGGCgcggccggggctccccccggcAGGGCAGCCCGGAGGCGCTCCCCCCGGCAGGGCAGCCCGCAGacccgcgcccgccgccgcccccctcccgtCGCGCTGCGctgcccgcggcccggccggcaGGTGGGCGATGCCCTCGGCGGGAATTCTTTCGCGTTGCCCAGTGCGGGCGGGAAATCCCCTTTTCCGCGCACTTGCCCCTTAGCGAGGGATCAGCGGCCTGGGAGGGCTGCCCGGCGCACGCGGCAGGCTCTGTACGAAATGGCCGTGCgcagattttcttctgcctAGTGTTTTGAAATGCGTACAAAAGTACAGCCAACATGACGCTCAAAGACATGATTAAGTGTGCAGGTGTCAATTTGAAAGTTGCCATTAGCATTTGAGCCGAAATTTATAGCAATATTTAGGTTGTGGACAACACACCTATTTATAAGTGTATGGGCTTTTAAAACCATGAAGTAATACATTAATTGACTGCTCTGTTTGAACAAAGTTTTCACAGGCTCAGTTTAGTCTGCAGCCATTTTCTCCGTAGGCATAGAGGTCCAGAGATAAGGACAACAGGGTAGTAAAAATAACTGCacaatgttaattttcttctttattctttgtAAACAGGAGATTCAGATTTGCACCTTGGTTTGGCCCAGCATTGCAGGAGAAATAGTTTGGGATGTGACCTTTgccattgttttctttctaatacCAGGTTTAGTCATTGTCATCAGTTATTCCAAAATCTTACAGgtatgtttttcctttaaattttgtTGTAGAACAAAGGGATGTAAACAGTAACTCACTAGGCATCAATATGTTGTCACTGAATACAAATACACCTAAAGGGGGTAGACATAATTTACTCAGTAAATGGTAAGTATGTGATATAAAATGAGGCTCTTCAACCTGTACATAACAGCCTATACATTTCAACAAAGAACATGCTCGAACAGCACATTACCAGAAGCCCAACGCAAACTTTGCCTTCATTTATATATAGTATCTAATACACTCCCCTGTTTATGTGCTGTTCATATTTAAAAGACTGTCAATCTCCTAAATGCTAAAAGAGTCGAGCATTTGAAATAactaaaaactgtattttgctttccttgagCCTAAACTCCAGAGTCACAAGGGATTTGTAAGAAAGCAAAGAGAGGCAGGACTAGAAAAAATCCATCCCCTTTTAGATCTACTGATtttctgcatgtatttttagTATACAGATCTCGTTAGATTACACTTATTCCTCCACAATCTCAAACTTTGCAAACAAAAACTGTAAATTAAACActctgcttccattttctttctgagtgGATGTTGTTTAACTGCTGAAATATAGGCCAAGGCACCAGGCACCACAGAGTTTTAATCTACATTCTAGCAAGCATATTAGCTACctaaattccttttaaaacatctgATTCCATAccccttcctcttccaaaaACAGAGTGAGAAAGAGCTAGAAATCTTCAAACGAGGCACTGCGATGCCTAGTTTTTTAGCAACTGCCCCCAAAAGATTCTTGATTCCTGTATTAGGTAATTAAACTTCTCATATTATATGTAAGGAAAATTAGAGGTTTTGGAAAGGAACTTCAGAATACACAGACTATTGAGCAGGGAATTAACTGATGAAATGCTGAGCACCAAGGGGCTGTGGGTACATGCACCAGAGCTGCACGTAGATGTTTCCATGAACCTCGGACCTAGAATCTGGGCTCTGCATGTACTTGCCTATTGATCAGGCTTAAACTTGCAGTGCAAATCGTCAGCTTAGTTTCTGTACACTCTATAAGCTCATTACAACCTTGAGGTAAATGCAGTAGGTAAACCTCTTCTAGTGAAGTAAAGCACTTGCCTTTTGCAACCTCGTATTTGCTGTAGGCAAAGAACATACAGTAACTGAGTGGGGAGTCTGAGCCCTTTGAAAG
It includes:
- the FFAR4 gene encoding free fatty acid receptor 4, whose amino-acid sequence is MPGSGAVPEGNRTYFPFFSDFRGRNATALRIGESSALASIFLLALAGNIWGICLLVRRRRRRLCAANCLVLNLFCADLLFITAIPFIAVVRWTESWVLGDVVCHMLFYVVSLSGTVVILSLSAVSLERFVSIARLRHAAFRRRKALAAALLLIWGFAALATLPLCCFFTVVRLPAAAAAGEEIQICTLVWPSIAGEIVWDVTFAIVFFLIPGLVIVISYSKILQITKASRRSLNAGLAYSENHQIRVSQQDYKLFRALFVLMISFFIMWSPITIIILLILVQNYKQDLNILPSVFFWIALFTFANSAVNPILYNVTHFRRKCQEILLCCTGNPVRHGAGTETTARRSNHEQPNLSFITR